A single window of Ovis aries strain OAR_USU_Benz2616 breed Rambouillet chromosome 24, ARS-UI_Ramb_v3.0, whole genome shotgun sequence DNA harbors:
- the LOC132658609 gene encoding uncharacterized protein LOC132658609: MLELGATHKEVQTAKEQEWERVQQASVLGDGAQVFQSDEAVSDGEGDRVTLFSPASQLLPSGQADAKTQSMRLQEQLDAVNEEISLVEEEKENMEQRAEDTESREGRGRLGSLHRCNSVSSLNLLAGSSAAGSCPPLPKPRRRRHCPAQEGDQLGIMTVVCVCLLRAHPSPRTWVFFILFVFWFFSFYLEENRVHLLHSEVYTFLNCLVFNHSTMAQQRISLDIWTTGLAHHHELSQSLPLCCWAWPVPGTAAAGKFLFSGSRQLRESNHRQPSWRGKPCSTCSIGAAWLQRAGHAVGTKPRISMVCLQMDPAAGSGQLCV, from the exons ATGCTCGAATTAGGTGCCACACATAAAGAG GTGCAGACCGCGAAGGAGCAGGAATGGGAGCGTGTGCAGCAAGCCAGCGTGCTGGGGGACGGAGCCCAGGTGTTCCAGAGTGATGAGGCCGTGTCTGACGGCGAGGGCGACAGGGTCACCCTCTTCAGCCCGGCCAGTCAGCTATTGCCCAGCGGGCAGGCCGATGCCAAGACTCAGAGTATGAGGCTGCAGGAGCAGCTGGACGCCGTCAACGAAGAGATCAG CTTGgtggaagaagagaaggagaacatGGAGCAGCGGGCCGAGGACACTgagagcagggagggcagggggcgCTTAGGCAGCCTCCATCGTTGTAATTCCGTTAGCTCCCTCAACCTGCTTGCTGGATCCTCAGCTGCCGGCTCCTGCCCGCCCCTGCCCAAGCCCAGAAGGAGGCGGCACTGCCCGGCGCAGGAGGGAGACCAGCTGGGCATCATGACTGTGGTATGTGTCTGCCTCCTCCGTGCCCATCCTTCCCCCAGGACatgggttttctttattttgtttgttttttggtttttctctttttacttagaAGAAAATCGGGTACATTTGCTGCACTCAGAGGTCTACACTTTTTTAAACTGCCTAGTCTTTAATCATTCCACAATGGCACAGCAACGAATTAGTCTTGATATTTGGACCACAGGCTTAGCCCATCATCATGAACTCAGCCAGAGCCTGCCTCTGTGTTGTTGGGCCTGGCCTGTGCCGGGCACAGCAGCTGCAGGGAAGTTTCTGTTCTCAGGGAGCAGACAGCTTCGTGAAAGTAACCATAGGCAGCCCTCATGGCGTGGGAAGCCGTGCAGCACATGTTCCATTGGGGCTGCCTGGCTGCAGCGTGCAGGGCATGCAGTGGGAACAAAACCAAGAATCTCCATGGTCTGCTTGCAGATGGACCCGGCCGCGGGCTCAGGCCAGCTCTGCGTGTGA